A part of Bartonella quintana genomic DNA contains:
- a CDS encoding ABC transporter substrate-binding protein, whose product MRLRKILTTVAAVMVLVANVYANEPIKIGVYLPLSGQNAFGGQLEMRGIQLAHKKNPEILGRKVELIVIDNKSDKVEAANAVMRLAASDKVSGIIGSYGSSLSLAGGEISEKAKIPAIATSSTNPLVTQGKKYYFRACFTDASQGRGIATYISQTLHAKKAAILKDISSDYAIGLANYFTSAFKKLGGEVISNLNYNSGDQDFSAVLTQIIAQKPDILFIPSYFSEGAIIMKQARELGAKFRIMGGDAMDNPETITIAGKAAEGFLHTTLPYNKDMPNMSAAAQEFINEWKATYPDKEPNINSILGYTSYMMFMKAIENAGSADREKIAIELSKLKDFQTPFGDMSMDKNHNPEIPIGVIEIKDGKRVYLDEVKPAF is encoded by the coding sequence ATGCGATTGAGGAAAATCCTTACCACAGTGGCAGCTGTAATGGTGCTTGTAGCAAATGTTTATGCAAATGAGCCCATTAAAATTGGTGTTTACCTTCCATTAAGTGGTCAAAATGCATTTGGAGGCCAGCTTGAAATGAGAGGTATACAGTTGGCACACAAAAAAAATCCAGAAATACTAGGGCGTAAAGTAGAACTTATTGTTATTGATAATAAATCTGATAAAGTCGAAGCTGCGAATGCTGTTATGCGCTTAGCTGCGAGTGATAAAGTAAGCGGAATCATCGGTAGTTATGGCTCTTCACTCTCATTAGCGGGTGGAGAAATATCTGAAAAAGCAAAGATTCCAGCTATTGCGACTTCGTCAACAAATCCGCTTGTTACGCAGGGCAAAAAATATTATTTTCGTGCTTGCTTTACTGATGCCTCCCAAGGCAGAGGAATCGCAACTTATATAAGCCAAACTTTACACGCAAAAAAAGCAGCTATTCTTAAAGATATATCAAGCGATTACGCGATTGGGCTTGCAAATTATTTTACAAGTGCTTTCAAAAAGTTAGGTGGTGAAGTTATCTCAAATTTAAACTATAATTCTGGGGATCAAGATTTTTCAGCTGTTCTCACACAGATTATAGCACAAAAGCCTGATATTTTATTTATTCCGTCCTATTTTTCTGAAGGTGCCATCATCATGAAACAAGCGCGTGAATTGGGCGCGAAATTTCGAATTATGGGTGGAGATGCTATGGATAATCCAGAAACCATTACAATTGCGGGAAAGGCTGCAGAAGGCTTTTTACATACAACTCTCCCCTACAATAAAGATATGCCAAACATGTCGGCAGCTGCACAAGAATTTATAAATGAATGGAAAGCAACTTATCCTGATAAAGAGCCAAATATCAATTCTATTTTGGGATATACAAGTTATATGATGTTCATGAAAGCTATTGAAAATGCTGGTAGTGCTGATCGTGAAAAAATTGCTATAGAACTTAGCAAATTAAAAGATTTTCAAACTCCCTTTGGTGATATGTCTATGGATAAAAACCATAATCCTGAAATTCCTATCGGTGTAATTGAAATAAAGGACGGAAAACGTGTCTATTTAGATGAAGTCAAACCTGCTTTTTAA
- a CDS encoding DUF192 domain-containing protein: MLKLFERKRFVLLAVFFMLEVSLSVAKKPLELPIHPIPLEIQTNQGTVSYKVEIAFTLSQAAAGLMYRTDFPRDRAMLFRNQASNQLKDKQEFFMWMANTPLPLDIIFLNSEGIIVSIVEKTSPFSTDTISSGIPATFALEINAGEVSEKQIKKGQRVLHPALFGKYEGDKK; encoded by the coding sequence ATGTTAAAGCTTTTTGAAAGAAAGCGCTTCGTTCTGTTGGCAGTGTTTTTTATGTTAGAAGTAAGTTTATCCGTAGCAAAGAAGCCTTTAGAGCTGCCTATTCATCCGATTCCTTTAGAAATACAAACAAATCAAGGTACGGTTTCTTACAAAGTAGAAATTGCTTTTACGCTATCTCAGGCAGCAGCTGGTTTGATGTATCGCACTGATTTTCCACGTGATCGCGCAATGCTCTTTAGAAATCAGGCAAGCAATCAATTAAAAGATAAGCAGGAGTTTTTTATGTGGATGGCAAATACGCCTTTGCCCTTAGATATAATCTTTTTAAACTCTGAAGGGATTATTGTGTCCATTGTCGAAAAAACTTCTCCATTTTCAACGGATACTATTTCATCAGGAATACCTGCAACTTTTGCACTTGAGATTAATGCTGGTGAAGTTTCTGAAAAACAAATAAAGAAGGGACAACGTGTTCTTCATCCTGCACTTTTTGGAAAGTATGAAGGTGATAAAAAATGA
- a CDS encoding branched-chain amino acid ABC transporter permease yields the protein MSTEMFIQYFFNALALGSLYGLIAIGYTMIYGILRLINFAHGDIFMLGAYFVFFSTISFIPAWVAVLLVSLAILIYYSVFIGFKKRLSIYWGVAFLILILAFIYYFKIAPQDFTPTWILALCFSIFITSAVGITIDQFAYKPLRHAPRISALIGAIGVSFFIENLATILFSGVPKGVKQPDFLVTPFLWHLGQSSDGIIRIAPMSLIVPTISFILIVLLLWIIHKTKPGLAMRAISHDIETTRLMGVSVNKVIAFTFGIGSALAAIAGIMWALRYPQIQPHMGVLPGLKAFVAAVIGGIGSIPGAMLGGLLLGFIEIMIIAFFPVLSGYRDAFAFILLILILLIMPTGLMGKKSQEKI from the coding sequence ATGAGCACTGAAATGTTCATCCAGTATTTTTTTAATGCACTGGCATTGGGATCTCTTTACGGGCTTATTGCCATTGGTTATACTATGATCTATGGTATTCTAAGGCTCATTAATTTTGCTCATGGCGATATCTTTATGCTGGGGGCATATTTTGTTTTCTTTTCTACAATTAGCTTTATACCTGCTTGGGTTGCTGTTCTTCTTGTATCATTAGCTATTCTTATTTATTATTCAGTATTTATAGGGTTTAAAAAACGCCTTTCAATTTATTGGGGTGTTGCTTTTTTAATTCTTATTTTAGCATTCATTTATTATTTTAAAATTGCCCCACAAGATTTTACGCCAACTTGGATTTTAGCCCTCTGTTTTTCAATTTTCATCACAAGTGCAGTGGGTATTACTATTGATCAATTTGCCTACAAACCTCTGCGCCATGCTCCCCGTATTTCAGCGCTTATTGGTGCGATAGGAGTTTCCTTTTTTATTGAAAATCTTGCTACAATTCTCTTTAGTGGTGTTCCCAAAGGTGTGAAACAGCCAGATTTTCTTGTAACGCCGTTCTTATGGCATTTAGGGCAAAGTTCAGATGGAATCATTAGAATTGCTCCCATGTCTTTGATCGTTCCCACTATTTCGTTTATTCTTATTGTGTTACTGCTATGGATTATTCATAAAACAAAACCTGGTCTTGCTATGCGTGCAATCTCACATGATATTGAAACGACTCGTTTGATGGGTGTTTCTGTCAATAAAGTCATTGCATTCACATTTGGGATAGGCTCAGCACTCGCTGCTATTGCGGGTATCATGTGGGCTCTGCGCTATCCTCAAATTCAACCTCATATGGGTGTTCTTCCTGGCCTCAAAGCATTTGTTGCAGCTGTTATCGGAGGTATTGGCTCAATTCCAGGAGCAATGTTGGGGGGATTGTTACTAGGATTTATTGAAATTATGATTATCGCATTCTTTCCCGTTCTATCCGGATACCGAGATGCCTTCGCCTTTATTTTATTGATTCTGATTTTATTGATAATGCCCACTGGTTTAATGGGCAAAAAAAGTCAGGAGAAAATCTAA
- a CDS encoding DUF3126 family protein → MNADEIKKLDSYLKNTFQNSALQVRARTKKSDSCEVYIGDEFLGVIYRDEDEDELSYSFSMAILDIDLEN, encoded by the coding sequence GTGAATGCTGATGAAATAAAAAAACTTGACAGTTATTTAAAAAACACATTCCAAAATTCAGCATTGCAGGTGAGGGCACGGACTAAAAAGAGCGATTCTTGTGAGGTTTATATCGGGGATGAATTTTTAGGCGTTATTTATCGAGATGAAGACGAAGATGAATTATCATATAGTTTCTCGATGGCCATATTAGATATTGATTTAGAAAACTGA
- a CDS encoding alpha/beta fold hydrolase, whose amino-acid sequence MTAEDIRFFEYDGLRFAYREEGQGVPILLIHGFGSSARVNWYATGWFHTLIEAGYRVIALDNRGHGDSIKSYDSSFYTPQAMAGDAVKLLQHLKLSKAHVMGYSMGARISAFMALLYPTYLHSVIFGGLGIGMVTGAGDWKPVADALLAEDISTITNPRGLMFRKFADQTKGDRRALAACVITSKQELTASEVYKIKQPALVAVGSLDEIGGEAKPLAALLPRGEALTIPGRDHMLAVGDKVYKKGVVDFLSRYPLI is encoded by the coding sequence ATGACAGCGGAAGACATTCGTTTTTTTGAATATGACGGTTTGCGATTTGCTTATCGGGAAGAAGGGCAGGGTGTGCCTATTTTGTTGATTCATGGTTTTGGATCTTCTGCACGTGTGAATTGGTATGCAACGGGTTGGTTTCATACTCTTATTGAAGCAGGATATCGTGTTATTGCTCTTGATAATCGCGGACATGGAGATTCAATTAAAAGCTATGATTCTTCTTTTTATACGCCTCAAGCTATGGCTGGCGATGCAGTGAAATTGTTGCAGCATTTAAAATTATCTAAAGCGCATGTTATGGGATATTCTATGGGTGCTCGGATTAGCGCGTTTATGGCTCTTTTGTATCCAACATATCTACACAGCGTTATTTTTGGTGGCTTAGGTATTGGTATGGTAACGGGAGCAGGGGATTGGAAACCTGTTGCAGACGCTCTTTTAGCAGAAGATATTTCTACAATTACCAATCCACGTGGTTTGATGTTTCGTAAATTTGCAGATCAAACTAAAGGCGATAGACGTGCTCTTGCTGCTTGTGTTATCACGTCAAAACAGGAGTTAACAGCATCTGAGGTTTATAAAATTAAGCAACCTGCCCTTGTTGCCGTTGGTTCATTAGACGAAATTGGTGGTGAAGCAAAACCATTAGCAGCTTTGTTACCACGAGGTGAAGCGCTAACAATTCCTGGTCGAGATCATATGCTTGCTGTGGGGGATAAGGTCTATAAAAAAGGCGTTGTCGATTTTCTTTCTCGTTATCCTCTCATATGA
- the ruvX gene encoding Holliday junction resolvase RuvX: MAVININEVITHLLPGQTIAGLDLGKKTIGIAVSDRGLTFSNPRSVLQRKKFTVDARTLIQIFDRENVGVVIIGLPLNMNGSSGPRAQATRAFVNNMEAYTEIPFVFWDERLSTIAAERSLLEMDVSRTKRATRIDSAAAAFILQGALNRIQNLHYMEG; this comes from the coding sequence ATGGCTGTTATTAACATAAATGAAGTTATTACACATCTTTTGCCTGGGCAAACAATAGCAGGTTTGGATTTGGGTAAAAAAACGATTGGAATTGCAGTTTCTGATAGAGGACTAACTTTTTCAAATCCGCGTTCTGTACTCCAACGGAAAAAATTTACAGTAGATGCCCGCACACTTATACAAATTTTTGATCGTGAAAATGTGGGGGTTGTTATCATTGGTTTACCTCTTAACATGAATGGAAGCAGCGGCCCTCGTGCTCAAGCAACCAGAGCTTTTGTCAACAATATGGAAGCGTATACAGAAATTCCATTTGTTTTTTGGGATGAACGCTTATCGACGATTGCAGCGGAACGCTCTCTTTTAGAAATGGATGTATCACGCACTAAAAGAGCAACCAGGATTGATTCTGCTGCTGCTGCATTCATATTGCAAGGGGCTCTCAATAGAATTCAAAACCTTCATTATATGGAAGGATAA
- a CDS encoding ABC transporter ATP-binding protein: protein MDILKIKNLHVHYGAIKAIQNLSMSIKKGSIVTLIGANGAGKSSIVRSITGLNRSVFGEIIYKGESIIKKSPEKILRLGIALSPEGRRIMPHLTVLENLHLGAYIRHDKSGISHDIEWIFDLFPRLRERAKQLGGTMSGGEQQMLAVGRALMSNPEMVILDEPSLGLAPLLVKEIFSIIRKINDMGKTVLLIEQNAFAALSIAHYAYILEVGHILFHGEGKAMFSDPRVKEAYLGG, encoded by the coding sequence ATGGATATTCTTAAAATCAAAAATCTTCACGTTCATTATGGTGCCATTAAAGCTATTCAAAATCTTTCTATGTCTATCAAAAAGGGAAGTATAGTCACTTTAATCGGTGCCAATGGAGCAGGAAAAAGTAGCATTGTCCGCTCTATTACAGGACTTAATCGGTCTGTTTTTGGAGAGATTATTTATAAAGGCGAATCAATTATTAAAAAGTCACCAGAAAAAATTTTACGGTTAGGTATTGCTCTAAGTCCTGAAGGACGGCGCATTATGCCTCATCTCACTGTTTTAGAGAATCTTCATCTAGGCGCCTATATCCGTCATGATAAGTCAGGCATTTCCCATGATATCGAATGGATATTTGATCTATTTCCACGTCTACGTGAAAGAGCAAAGCAGTTAGGAGGAACAATGTCAGGTGGCGAACAACAAATGCTTGCTGTAGGTCGAGCACTCATGAGTAACCCTGAAATGGTGATATTAGATGAGCCATCTCTGGGGTTAGCACCACTTCTTGTAAAGGAAATCTTTTCGATTATCCGAAAAATTAATGATATGGGAAAAACTGTTCTTCTTATTGAACAGAACGCTTTTGCAGCACTTTCCATTGCCCATTATGCTTATATTCTGGAAGTAGGACATATTTTATTTCACGGTGAAGGGAAAGCCATGTTTTCTGATCCACGTGTTAAAGAGGCATATCTCGGCGGTTAA
- a CDS encoding cold-shock protein, whose protein sequence is MTSKDALKDYSLSEDRISACGEIIEISGIIKWFDGSKGYGFIIPDLPNFPDILLHVTVMRRDGFQTALEGAKIVCAVEKTERGLKCVQVKSIDCSSAIHPAEIPARTHVVVTPESGLERAIVKWFNRDKGFGFLSRGQGTEDIFVHMETLRRFGLAELRSGQVVLVRFGKGKKGLMTAEIYPDIGIPFATH, encoded by the coding sequence ATGACGAGTAAGGATGCATTAAAGGATTATTCCCTGTCTGAGGACAGGATAAGTGCTTGTGGTGAAATTATTGAGATCAGTGGTATCATTAAATGGTTTGATGGTAGTAAGGGATATGGATTTATTATACCTGATTTGCCTAATTTTCCCGATATATTGTTGCATGTTACAGTGATGCGGAGGGATGGTTTTCAAACAGCTTTGGAAGGTGCTAAAATTGTTTGTGCTGTAGAAAAAACTGAACGAGGATTGAAGTGCGTTCAGGTGAAATCTATAGATTGTTCATCAGCGATTCATCCAGCAGAAATTCCAGCCCGTACACATGTCGTTGTTACTCCAGAAAGTGGTTTAGAGCGCGCAATTGTTAAGTGGTTTAATCGCGATAAAGGATTCGGTTTTCTTAGCCGTGGGCAGGGAACAGAAGATATTTTTGTTCATATGGAAACGTTGCGCCGTTTTGGTTTAGCAGAGCTTCGTTCTGGTCAAGTTGTCCTTGTACGTTTTGGAAAAGGGAAAAAAGGCTTGATGACAGCGGAAATTTATCCAGATATAGGGATTCCATTTGCAACGCATTGA
- the gatA gene encoding Asp-tRNA(Asn)/Glu-tRNA(Gln) amidotransferase subunit GatA — protein sequence MTDLTTLTIAQARYALTKREFKATELTEAYLKAIELANPTLNTYVAVTAEQAMKMATESDSRLARGQGGILEGIPLGIKDLFATQGVHTQACSYILDGFKPPYESTVTANLWRDGAIMLGKLNMDEFAMGSSNETSYYGPVINPWRKKGSNEKLVPGGSSGGSAAAVAAQLCAGATATDTGGSIRQPAAFTGTVGIKPTYGRCSRWGVIAFASSLDQAGPIGRNVRDCAILLKSMASFDEKDSTSVNLPVPDYENYIGQSIKGMEIGVPKEYYLEGMASEIVELWQKGINCLKEAGAKIIDISLPHTKYALPAYYIVAPAEASSNLARYDGVRFGLRVPGKDTIEMYENTRSAGFGDEVKRRILIGTYVLSSGYYDAYYLQAQKVRTLVKRDFDQCFASGIDAILTPATPTPAFGIADEKIKNDTVAMYLNDIFTVPVNMAGLPGISVPSGLSSTGLPLGLQLIGKPFAEEVIFQIAHIIEQAIGTFSTEKWWTQQ from the coding sequence ATGACCGATTTAACAACCCTCACAATTGCACAAGCCCGTTATGCTTTAACAAAAAGAGAGTTCAAAGCAACTGAATTAACAGAAGCTTATTTAAAGGCGATTGAATTGGCCAATCCAACCTTGAATACTTATGTGGCAGTAACAGCCGAACAAGCAATGAAAATGGCTACTGAATCAGATAGCCGCTTAGCTAGAGGGCAGGGAGGAATTTTAGAGGGAATTCCATTGGGAATTAAGGATCTTTTTGCGACACAAGGTGTTCATACTCAAGCTTGTTCATATATTCTTGATGGTTTTAAACCGCCTTATGAATCAACTGTCACTGCTAATTTATGGCGAGATGGAGCGATTATGTTAGGTAAGCTTAATATGGATGAGTTTGCTATGGGATCTTCTAATGAAACATCGTATTATGGTCCCGTTATCAATCCATGGCGAAAAAAAGGCTCCAATGAAAAACTCGTTCCAGGTGGTTCTTCGGGTGGTTCTGCAGCCGCTGTTGCAGCCCAGCTTTGTGCAGGTGCAACAGCAACAGATACAGGTGGGTCAATACGTCAGCCAGCAGCTTTTACTGGTACTGTAGGAATAAAACCAACTTATGGACGTTGTTCACGGTGGGGAGTTATAGCTTTTGCTTCATCACTTGACCAAGCGGGGCCTATAGGGCGAAATGTTCGCGATTGTGCTATTTTACTTAAATCAATGGCGTCCTTTGATGAAAAAGATTCTACTTCGGTTAATTTACCAGTACCTGATTATGAAAATTATATTGGTCAATCAATCAAAGGAATGGAAATCGGCGTTCCAAAAGAATACTATCTTGAGGGGATGGCATCTGAGATTGTTGAACTTTGGCAAAAAGGAATAAATTGTCTAAAAGAAGCAGGGGCTAAGATCATTGATATTTCATTACCCCATACAAAATATGCTTTGCCTGCTTATTACATTGTAGCTCCTGCAGAAGCATCTTCTAATTTAGCGCGCTATGATGGTGTCCGTTTTGGTCTTCGTGTACCAGGAAAAGACACCATTGAAATGTATGAAAATACTCGCTCAGCTGGTTTTGGTGATGAAGTCAAACGGCGTATTTTGATTGGCACTTATGTTCTTTCATCAGGTTATTATGATGCCTATTATCTTCAAGCTCAAAAAGTAAGAACATTAGTAAAGCGTGACTTTGATCAATGTTTTGCTTCTGGCATTGACGCTATTCTCACACCAGCAACACCGACACCAGCTTTTGGGATTGCTGATGAAAAAATAAAAAATGATACTGTGGCAATGTATCTCAATGATATTTTTACTGTGCCAGTTAATATGGCTGGTTTACCAGGAATTTCTGTTCCTTCTGGTCTATCATCAACTGGGTTACCGTTAGGATTGCAATTGATTGGTAAACCTTTTGCCGAAGAAGTCATTTTTCAGATAGCCCACATTATAGAACAAGCGATTGGAACGTTTAGCACTGAGAAGTGGTGGACCCAACAATAA
- the gatC gene encoding Asp-tRNA(Asn)/Glu-tRNA(Gln) amidotransferase subunit GatC: MSVDQETVKRVSHLARIAIHDDEIEPMTKELNVILGFVEQLNEVDVNGIEPLTSVMPMALRMREDSVTDGDKVADIVANAPVTEENFFLVSKVVE; the protein is encoded by the coding sequence ATGTCTGTTGATCAGGAAACAGTCAAACGGGTATCACATTTAGCGCGCATTGCTATCCATGACGATGAAATAGAACCGATGACAAAAGAACTCAATGTCATTTTAGGTTTTGTTGAGCAATTGAATGAAGTCGATGTCAATGGCATTGAACCATTAACATCAGTGATGCCAATGGCTTTACGAATGCGTGAAGATAGTGTCACAGATGGTGATAAGGTAGCAGATATCGTAGCAAATGCACCTGTTACGGAAGAAAATTTCTTTCTTGTTTCAAAAGTCGTCGAGTAA
- the radC gene encoding RadC family protein codes for MTKKLNKKGGSQSNYFALTSSAPLNPTPEAKSEKLQRNSQIYKHYQGHRERLRRRYLKSKGNAIEDYEYLELLLFRTIPRANTKPIAKSLIAHFGSLADVLGADIHRLQEVHGCGPATAIDLKIISDVAGRLVRAQLFKRDIFSSWDKVLAYCKAVMAHETREQFRVLFLDKKNGLLADEVQQTGTIDHTPVYPREVISRALQLSASGLILVHNHPSGDSSPSEADITMTHRLKDAANALGITVHDHLIIGRNNYTSFKALKFI; via the coding sequence ATGACTAAAAAGTTAAATAAAAAGGGGGGCAGCCAAAGCAATTATTTTGCATTAACATCAAGTGCTCCACTTAATCCAACACCAGAAGCAAAAAGTGAAAAACTTCAGAGAAATTCACAGATATATAAGCATTACCAAGGGCATCGTGAACGTCTACGAAGGCGTTATTTAAAATCAAAAGGAAATGCAATTGAAGATTATGAATATCTTGAATTATTGCTTTTTCGTACGATACCCCGAGCAAATACAAAACCAATAGCTAAGAGCTTAATAGCACATTTTGGCTCATTAGCTGATGTATTGGGCGCTGATATTCACCGACTTCAAGAAGTTCACGGATGCGGTCCGGCGACTGCAATTGACTTAAAAATTATTTCAGATGTTGCCGGGCGTCTTGTTCGCGCGCAATTATTTAAACGTGATATTTTTTCCTCATGGGATAAAGTGCTCGCTTATTGTAAAGCTGTCATGGCTCACGAAACACGCGAACAGTTTCGTGTCTTATTCCTTGATAAAAAAAATGGTTTGCTTGCTGATGAGGTGCAACAAACTGGAACCATTGATCATACCCCTGTCTATCCTCGTGAAGTAATTTCTCGAGCTTTGCAATTGTCCGCGTCAGGACTTATTTTAGTTCATAATCACCCCTCTGGCGATTCTTCACCTTCTGAAGCAGATATAACAATGACACATAGATTAAAAGACGCAGCAAATGCGTTAGGAATTACTGTTCATGATCACCTTATTATAGGGCGCAACAATTACACGAGCTTTAAAGCGTTAAAATTTATATAA
- a CDS encoding ABC transporter ATP-binding protein, which produces MNDTLLSLNDIVMRFGGLVAVNNINIAIKRGTITGLIGPNGAGKTTVFNMISGFYAPTSGTILFDEQKVSGAPPHIICQRYIARTFQNIRLFSGLTVLQNVMVGAHVRQKYPWFASALFLPKAMKEESEIHKNAMELLERLQLDHLANQSAITLPYGMQRRLEIARALATKPKLLLLDEPAAGMNPQESEELKNFIEKVRKDFDLTILFIEHDMKVVMGLCQYIFVMEYGCCIANGTPDEIRNNPKVIEAYLGGDVYGYS; this is translated from the coding sequence ATGAACGATACCCTCCTTTCACTCAATGATATCGTGATGCGTTTTGGCGGATTAGTTGCTGTAAATAACATTAATATAGCTATCAAACGGGGAACAATTACTGGATTAATTGGTCCGAATGGTGCTGGAAAAACGACTGTTTTTAATATGATTTCCGGATTTTATGCCCCCACAAGCGGAACCATTCTTTTTGATGAACAAAAAGTTTCTGGGGCTCCTCCTCATATTATCTGTCAGCGTTATATTGCAAGGACATTTCAAAATATTCGCCTTTTTTCAGGGTTAACGGTGTTGCAAAATGTTATGGTGGGGGCTCATGTCCGCCAAAAATATCCATGGTTTGCTTCAGCTCTTTTTTTGCCAAAAGCAATGAAAGAGGAAAGCGAGATTCATAAAAATGCGATGGAACTTCTTGAACGCCTACAGCTTGATCACCTTGCCAATCAATCTGCAATAACTCTGCCTTATGGTATGCAACGACGTCTAGAAATTGCGCGCGCGCTCGCAACAAAGCCGAAATTACTTCTTCTTGATGAACCTGCTGCTGGTATGAACCCACAAGAGAGTGAAGAGCTTAAAAACTTCATAGAAAAAGTGCGAAAGGATTTTGATCTTACAATTCTGTTTATCGAACACGATATGAAAGTTGTTATGGGGCTTTGTCAATATATTTTTGTAATGGAATATGGCTGTTGTATTGCCAATGGCACACCAGATGAAATTCGTAACAACCCTAAAGTTATTGAAGCTTATCTTGGCGGAGATGTCTATGGATATTCTTAA
- a CDS encoding branched-chain amino acid ABC transporter permease: MTKSASTFLSCISILVLIGFLFYADNHFNDYTLRVINLIAINAILAVSLNLIYGFTGMFSLGHAGFMAIGAYVCAILLLSPEQKEMMWILEPIAEPLHYLQLPFFVAVVISGLCAAVIGLLVALPILRLGGDYLGIATLGFAEIIRIFITNATSLTNGSLGIKGIPQNATLWWNYGWLAFTVTFIVLLLRSNAGNVLRAIRDDEIAAKTMGINAFFYRSFSFTVGAFFAGIGGALTAALISTIDPKMFNFLLTFNILMIVVAGGLGSITGSVISSVIVTAMLEWLRIIESPFDLGFIYIPEIPGLRMVVFSLLLLVIILFWRKGLLGQREFSWNWIYGFLTRKKLSNTEGKL, from the coding sequence ATGACAAAATCAGCTTCAACTTTTCTATCATGTATCAGTATTCTCGTTCTTATCGGTTTTTTGTTTTATGCTGATAATCATTTTAATGACTACACACTTCGTGTCATCAATCTTATTGCTATCAATGCGATATTGGCAGTTTCGCTTAATTTGATTTATGGTTTCACGGGTATGTTTTCTCTTGGACATGCTGGCTTCATGGCCATTGGTGCTTATGTATGCGCAATTTTACTTCTCTCTCCTGAACAAAAAGAAATGATGTGGATTCTCGAACCTATAGCTGAGCCATTGCATTATTTGCAGTTACCTTTTTTTGTGGCTGTTGTTATAAGTGGTCTGTGTGCTGCAGTTATAGGGTTATTAGTTGCTCTTCCTATATTACGTCTTGGTGGCGATTATCTTGGAATTGCAACATTGGGTTTTGCAGAAATTATTCGCATTTTTATTACAAATGCAACATCTCTAACAAATGGTTCTTTGGGAATCAAAGGGATACCTCAAAATGCTACATTATGGTGGAACTATGGTTGGTTAGCATTTACGGTTACCTTTATTGTTCTCTTACTGCGAAGCAATGCTGGTAATGTACTGCGCGCTATTCGTGACGATGAAATCGCTGCGAAAACAATGGGTATCAACGCTTTTTTCTACCGTAGCTTTTCCTTTACTGTTGGTGCATTCTTTGCAGGGATCGGAGGGGCATTAACGGCTGCTCTTATTTCAACTATCGATCCCAAAATGTTCAACTTTCTTCTAACCTTTAATATTTTGATGATTGTTGTTGCTGGTGGTCTTGGTTCGATTACAGGCAGTGTTATAAGTAGTGTTATTGTTACAGCTATGCTTGAATGGCTTCGTATCATTGAAAGTCCATTTGACTTAGGTTTTATATATATTCCAGAAATACCAGGACTTCGTATGGTTGTTTTTTCTCTTTTATTGTTAGTAATTATCTTATTTTGGCGAAAAGGATTGCTGGGACAACGTGAATTCTCATGGAATTGGATTTATGGTTTTTTGACACGAAAAAAGCTCTCTAATACTGAGGGAAAGCTATGA